The Providencia sp. PROV188 genome includes a region encoding these proteins:
- the pfkA gene encoding 6-phosphofructokinase, with product MVKQIKRIGVLTSGGDAPGMNAAIRGVVRAALAEGLEVMGIFDGYLGLYENRMKQLDRYSVSDMINRGGTFLGSARFPQFRDEKVRAVAVENLKKNHIDALVVIGGDGSYLGAKCLTELGFPCIGLPGTIDNDVAGTDYTIGYFTALETVVEAIDRLRDTSTSHKRISIVEVMGRYCGDLTLSAAIAGGCEFLVLPEQEMPFNREELLLEIKRGIEKGKRHAIVAITEHVCDVDELAKYIEAETHHETRATVLGHIQRGGSPVAYDRILASRMGAYSIQLLLEGYGGRCVGIQNEKLVHHDIVDAVMNMKRVFKKDWLETAKKLY from the coding sequence ATGGTCAAGCAGATTAAAAGAATTGGAGTGTTAACGAGCGGTGGAGATGCACCGGGTATGAACGCAGCGATCCGCGGCGTAGTACGTGCAGCTCTCGCAGAAGGTTTAGAAGTAATGGGTATTTTTGATGGGTACCTCGGCCTTTATGAAAACCGCATGAAGCAATTAGACCGTTATAGCGTTTCGGATATGATCAACCGTGGCGGTACATTCTTAGGCTCTGCTCGCTTCCCTCAATTCCGTGATGAAAAAGTCCGCGCGGTAGCGGTTGAAAACCTGAAGAAAAACCACATCGATGCATTGGTTGTTATTGGTGGTGACGGTTCTTATCTTGGTGCTAAATGCCTAACTGAATTAGGTTTCCCATGCATTGGTTTACCGGGCACAATTGATAACGACGTTGCTGGTACAGACTACACCATCGGTTATTTTACTGCGTTAGAAACTGTGGTTGAAGCGATTGACCGCTTACGTGATACATCGACTTCTCACAAACGTATCTCTATCGTTGAAGTGATGGGGCGTTATTGTGGCGATCTGACCCTCTCTGCGGCCATTGCAGGTGGCTGTGAGTTTTTAGTTCTGCCAGAACAAGAAATGCCATTTAACCGCGAAGAGTTATTGTTGGAAATCAAACGTGGGATTGAAAAAGGCAAGCGCCATGCAATTGTTGCTATCACCGAGCACGTTTGCGATGTGGATGAGTTAGCAAAATACATTGAAGCAGAAACTCATCATGAAACTCGTGCAACTGTATTAGGTCACATTCAGCGCGGTGGTTCTCCAGTGGCTTATGACCGTATTTTGGCTTCTCGCATGGGTGCATACTCAATCCAACTGCTGCTTGAAGGCTACGGCGGGCGTTGTGTAGGGATCCAAAATGAAAAATTAGTTCACCATGATATTGTTGATGCGGTCATGAACATGAAACGCGTCTTCAAGAAAGATTGGCTGGAAACAGCGAAAAAACTGTACTAA
- a CDS encoding phosphatidate cytidylyltransferase: MSLWDRELALLLSGVFGILMVASVIGGILAYRYSGEKSNPTIDNLNARIRAWWVMCIVCVLAVVLGNIGVVILFALISFFALREFITLAPTRRSDHEALFWCFFVFLPLQYVLVGIEWYGMFSIFVPVFVFLFLPTRIALAGDTYHFLERTAKIQWGMLVTVFCLSHVPALLMLNIEGYQGENVKLLLFLIVVTQISDVLQYVFGKLLGKHPIVPKLSPNKTVEGFIGGILTSVLIGICLYWVTPFSWWAAGLMSLAITLMGFVGGLCMSAIKRDSGIKDFGAIIEGHGGMLDRIDSLCFAAPIFFHLTRYFYT; the protein is encoded by the coding sequence ATGAGTCTTTGGGATCGTGAATTAGCACTGCTGTTATCCGGTGTCTTCGGTATTTTGATGGTTGCCAGCGTAATAGGCGGTATTCTGGCATACCGTTATTCAGGGGAAAAAAGTAACCCAACCATTGATAACTTAAATGCTCGTATTCGTGCTTGGTGGGTGATGTGCATCGTCTGCGTTTTGGCTGTGGTACTTGGGAATATCGGGGTCGTGATCCTGTTTGCGTTGATCTCTTTCTTTGCATTAAGGGAATTTATTACGCTAGCGCCGACACGCCGTAGCGACCATGAAGCGCTATTTTGGTGTTTTTTCGTCTTCCTTCCTCTGCAATATGTGCTGGTTGGGATTGAGTGGTATGGGATGTTCTCGATTTTTGTGCCCGTGTTTGTCTTCTTGTTTTTACCGACGCGAATCGCGTTGGCGGGGGATACTTACCACTTCCTCGAACGTACGGCGAAAATACAATGGGGTATGTTGGTCACGGTATTCTGCTTGAGCCACGTACCGGCATTATTGATGCTGAATATTGAAGGTTACCAAGGGGAAAACGTTAAGCTGCTGCTGTTCTTAATTGTGGTCACGCAAATCTCTGATGTACTGCAATATGTCTTTGGTAAGTTACTGGGCAAACACCCTATTGTACCTAAGCTTAGCCCAAATAAAACCGTCGAAGGATTTATTGGCGGAATATTAACTTCAGTGTTAATTGGTATCTGTTTGTATTGGGTGACGCCATTTAGTTGGTGGGCTGCAGGGTTAATGTCATTGGCGATTACCTTAATGGGCTTTGTCGGTGGTCTGTGTATGTCTGCAATTAAACGCGACAGCGGGATCAAAGACTTTGGTGCCATCATTGAAGGGCATGGCGGAATGTTAGATAGAATTGATTCTCTCTGTTTTGCTGCACCAATTTTCTTCCACCTAACGCGTTATTTTTATACCTAA
- a CDS encoding lysophospholipid acyltransferase family protein, protein MEKTQRVSLLAKGMGMLLSGTCRLLTGVRTRWVGCQPAITPRIYYANHSSHLDGLVIWSGLPPLMRHFVHPVAAKDYWDGTPFRRYLVNKVFRAVLVDRKGDKPAKESVLGPLEAVLAANHSLILFPEGTRGDGEELGSFKSGIYHLAKKYPNVEVVPVYLENLNRVLPKGTKLVVPVICSATVGKPLSPLAEDENKADFLQRAKVALEEMMP, encoded by the coding sequence ATGGAAAAAACACAGCGAGTTTCTCTACTGGCGAAAGGAATGGGAATGCTGTTGTCCGGTACTTGTCGTTTATTAACGGGTGTCCGTACACGTTGGGTCGGATGCCAACCGGCTATTACCCCCCGCATCTACTATGCTAACCACTCAAGCCACCTCGACGGGTTGGTTATCTGGTCAGGGCTGCCTCCCTTAATGCGCCATTTTGTTCACCCTGTTGCCGCCAAAGATTATTGGGATGGCACGCCATTTCGCCGATACCTCGTCAATAAAGTGTTTCGAGCTGTATTGGTTGATAGAAAAGGGGACAAACCTGCAAAAGAGTCTGTCCTTGGGCCACTAGAAGCGGTGCTTGCTGCAAACCATTCATTAATTTTATTTCCAGAGGGAACTCGAGGAGATGGCGAGGAACTGGGTAGCTTCAAAAGCGGAATTTATCATTTAGCAAAAAAATATCCCAATGTTGAAGTCGTCCCGGTGTATTTGGAAAATTTAAATCGCGTGCTACCGAAAGGAACAAAGCTCGTGGTTCCAGTTATCTGTTCAGCAACGGTTGGGAAGCCACTATCCCCACTGGCTGAAGATGAAAATAAGGCGGATTTTTTGCAAAGAGCGAAAGTTGCACTTGAGGAGATGATGCCATGA